The following DNA comes from Candidatus Nitrospira nitrificans.
ACCCGGTGGGAACACTACTGGGCTGACGAACGACACAGGCCCGAACCTGCAGGGCAAGCTGGTGGAGTTGCTCGGGGAGGCTGTCCCCAAACTCCGCCGGGTGGCCTATCTCGGTCCCAGAGCGGAGTGGGACGGGCCCGGAGGCAGGAGCGCGCGTGCTGCAGCGGGGGCACGCGGACTGGCCTTACTTCTGGCCGAGCCCGGCCCCAACGACTACAGGCGCGCCTTCGACCTCATCGCCCGAGAGGGTCTCGACGGGATGATCATTTCGCAGGACGCGACTCACTATCCACACCGACGCCTCATCGCCGAGTTCGCGGCGAGAAACAGGCTGCCGAGCATAGGTTCCTACCGCGAATTCGTCGAGGGCGGAGGCCTGATGTCCTACGGCCACGACTCACAAGACATCTATCGCCGCATCGCGATCTACGTCGACAACATTCTCAAGGGCGCCAAGCCTGCCGACCTCCCCATCCAGCAGCCCACCAAGTTTGAGCTGGTCATCAATCTCAAGACCGCGAAGGGACTCGGTCTGAAACTCCCCCAGTCGTTACTGCTGCGCGCAGATAAGGTCATCGAGTGAGCGTCCACCTCGATGGGGCGTCGAACATGGCACTGGAGCGGACGGCTGGCTCGCGTCCGCTCGCCGCCGCCGCTCACTGCCGGCGTTCGGCGACTTAGCGGGGAATAGAGTGCGAGTCTACCATCTCTTGTCCGCCAGCTACGCGATTGACGACCTGAAGCGTGGTCGCCTGAAGGTTGCCTGCTTCTCCGATCTCAATGACCCATTTGAGCTCTTGAGCGTAGAGCTCTCCGATCGAATTACGCGACGGCGGTTTGCTGCTTGGAGGACGAGGGCCATGGCTCAGTATGGCGTCCTCTGCTTCAGCAGAACTTGGAGGAACCCAGTTCTCTGGAGCCACTACGCGGACAAGCACCGAGGCATCTGCCTGGGCTTCGATGTGCCGGACCATCTCTTGAAGAGCGTTACGTATCTGAAGACACGTGCACCACTCGCTGGCCTTCTTCAGCAAGGCGCAAGTAGTAGTGATCCTGGGACCCTGTTTCATACGAAGTTCGCGCACTGGCAGTACGAAGAGGAGATTCGCCGCATTGTGCGGCTGGACCAGGCCGTCGAGCAGGGAGGGCACCACTTCTGGCCGTTCGGCGCCGAGCTCGAACTCAGGGAGGTCGTCGCAGGTAGCCGTTGCAACCTCTCAGAAAATGAGCTGAGGCGTTCGCTTGGGGAGCGGGCGGAAGGGGTCACGATCACCAAAGCCCGTCCCGCTTTCACGAGGTTTGAGATTGTCACACAGCAGCGAGGATTCCAGTTTCGACGTCGCCGAACATCGGCGGCGCCGATGATGGGAGGACACGTGTGATCTCTCTCCGTCGGCAGTTCGCAGCGGTTGTCTTCGCCCTCGTATACGGCGGTGCCGTGGTCACTGGCGTTTACAAGGGCCTGAGTTACGCCTTGCGCGTTGACGAGGACCTGCTTGCCGACTCGCCGATACTCGCAGTGGCCGTGGAAGGCGTCGCAGCGGCCGCCATGGCCTTTCTCGCCAGCTACGTCTCGCGCCGGGTGATCATCGGGATCCTCGCAGGTGCCCTTGGTTCGACTCTGATTCTGGTGTTGGGACTCCTTCCGCCAGCCGCCTCGGTGCCCGCCGGCCGCCAGCTCGGCGCGGCGGTAGCTTTCGCTTTGGCGGTTCCTCTTGCTTTCTACGGCAGCCGCTGTCCGGTACAGGAAGAGGATCTTTCAGGGGGTCGAGTCCTCGGAGTGTCGTGGCGGCACTGGTTGTGGTTATGGCTCCCGTGGCAGCTCATGATCGCGAACACTGTCTGGCTCGGAACTCCCAGGTTCCTGATCCTCGGCACTGGCGGCTGGGTCCTTGGCGACATTCTGCGATCCGCCATTGCTGCCGCGGTAGCAGGCGTCGGTGCGTTCAAGGCTCTCGAGAGCCTTCGTGAGAATGTCCCGCTGACCCGTACGCAAGCGGCCCTCCGCTTCTTGGGCTGGTTTCTCTTGGTTCCGATTCTCGCAAACTTGTGGCGCATGTTCGTATGACTCGCCGAACCACACGCTCCAGCGGACCGGGCGCTCGCGATGCTCGCGCTCCGGCCGCTGAGCGTGCGCGTTATGCGTACTGACGAGGGCTTGCTGTCGCAGAACCAGAAGCGGAGAATGCGGCCATGAGCACCGTCCGCAAGGAGATCCAGTCGCTGAGCGTGGCCGATCGGCTACAGCTGCTCGAAGACATCTGGGACAGCCTCATCGAGACACCCGAGGCGGTTCCGGTGACTGACGCTCAGCGCAAGGAACTCGAGCGGCGGCGGCGCGCCCACGCGCGAAATCCGTCAGCCGCGAGGTCGTGGACGCAGATACGTGCTAGGCTTCGACGCCGTAAGTGAAGCGACTTCGCCTCACGCCCGAGGCGGAGCTTGATCTCGACGAAGCTCACCTCTGGTATCACAGGCAAGCGCCCAATCGTGCCGCCGCCTTCCTTGCGGCTGTCAACGCGTGTGTCACAACCATCCAACGTCATCCGAAGGCGTTTATGCTCGTCGATCAGACCATGCGTCGGGCGCTCGTTCGACGGTTCCCGTACGCCATCTTCTACGAGATCGAGCCGCGTCACAT
Coding sequences within:
- a CDS encoding DUF2971 domain-containing protein; translated protein: MAQYGVLCFSRTWRNPVLWSHYADKHRGICLGFDVPDHLLKSVTYLKTRAPLAGLLQQGASSSDPGTLFHTKFAHWQYEEEIRRIVRLDQAVEQGGHHFWPFGAELELREVVAGSRCNLSENELRRSLGERAEGVTITKARPAFTRFEIVTQQRGFQFRRRRTSAAPMMGGHV
- a CDS encoding type II toxin-antitoxin system RelE/ParE family toxin, which produces MKRLRLTPEAELDLDEAHLWYHRQAPNRAAAFLAAVNACVTTIQRHPKAFMLVDQTMRRALVRRFPYAIFYEIEPRHIVVYGVFHGARDPHAWRRRRDA
- a CDS encoding ABC transporter substrate-binding protein, translating into MNRRQFVFGLTLGALPVLLAEAQALGKVFRVGLVAITPITGIASDPTHPFNSGFRREMRDRGYLEGQNLILELRSVEGKMERSSEVVAELVRLNLDVLVTATPEMTRQAQRVTTTVPIVMFSRAPVEEGLVASLARPGGNTTGLTNDTGPNLQGKLVELLGEAVPKLRRVAYLGPRAEWDGPGGRSARAAAGARGLALLLAEPGPNDYRRAFDLIAREGLDGMIISQDATHYPHRRLIAEFAARNRLPSIGSYREFVEGGGLMSYGHDSQDIYRRIAIYVDNILKGAKPADLPIQQPTKFELVINLKTAKGLGLKLPQSLLLRADKVIE
- a CDS encoding addiction module protein, which produces MSTVRKEIQSLSVADRLQLLEDIWDSLIETPEAVPVTDAQRKELERRRRAHARNPSAARSWTQIRARLRRRK